GAACGTCCAGCCGTCCCCGGCGATAGAATTCGAGATAGCAGACGTTGCCGTCGGTACACTGGATTGTCGAGTTGTATTGAATCCATGTATCGGCGTTGTTCTGATAGACGGCGCGGTATCCCGGCGGATTGGTGGAAAGCGACGTGCCGAAGTTCATCGCCGTGGAGGTATCCGCGTCCAGTCGCCACGAACTCCCCTGACCGCCCGCCATCCATCCGTCCAATCCGTTTTCGAAATCCTCAACCCACACCGGTTGCGCGATAGGTAGATACAGTTCCACCGTCGCGTCACCGCCGAGCCAGAACTCTCGCCACAAGGGCACCAGTCCGATGGCAGCATCCGCCATCCCCATCAGGCGATAATTTCCTTCGGGAAGCGAAACGGTCGTTCCCTCGGCGGGCACGTCCACCCACTTCGGATAGTCATAGTCCAGAAAAATCCGTCCGGCGATGCCGTTGCCGCCCGTGTCCTTGAGCTGGAGCGTGAGTACGTACCACGGCAACGGTTGCAGGTTGACGAACACGTCCCGCGGGGAACTGTTGGGATTCACCGCCACAGTTACGGTGTCGGGAACGTAGCCCTCCTTGCGGGCCATGATCCGCACTGTCCCGGGAATGGGAAGAATCGTCGCCCGTCCGAACTCCTCGTTCGTGTACCGCGGAGGGAGCAGTGCCGTCCACGTATTCAGATTGCGGTACTCCGCCGAAATAGGACTTCCCGTTACGGAATTGCGCGTGTAGATTCTCAGCGGAGTCATCCCTTCGGTCTCGTCGGGCAGGTTGTAGTTGATTGGCCGGCGGCACATCCAGTACAGACTCTTCATGTCGGCGCGGACGAGACTGAAAATGTCGGGAATTAATTCCGAAGATGTGGAACAGGAAGGCTGGATGCTTATCGGAGGTCCCAGTTCGGTAACAACCTGAATCGTTCCCAGTTTCCAGTAGAACCAGTCCTGCGTGCAGCCGTTGTGCGTCCCGCCCCAGACCTCCTGATAGTACCCGGAAGCTCCGGCTTTTGGAAGCTGAGCGCAATACCGGCGATTGATCCATCCAATGGACGTACAATCCGGCGGGAACTTGTTCGGTCCGGTTTCCGAACCCGGCCATTGCCAGGCCACAATTCCCTGTTCCGCTACGGTGCCTTGCCGTGAGCTGTGGTAAACGATGGAAACGGTCGGCTTGATCCGTTCGGCGAATGCCGCCACCGCCTGCGCCTCCGGTTCCGAGAACGGGGCCGGACCGCGGTAGTAATCGAACATGGGCGTCGAAAAGGGTTGCCAAAGCGTGTCGCCGTAGATCCAGTTGATACCAAAATTGCGGTTCGGATCCACGCCGCACGAATCGGCGCCCGGACCGCTGTGAATGTTGCACTCGCGGCCCCCGAGTTCCGGCGGATAGTAGCCGTTCTTCCGCGAATAGCAGTCAATCGAACGCGAGACCATCTCGAGGCCGTCCGGATTCATCGTCGGAATGAAGTAGAGCTGTGTCCCCGCAATGAGCGCGCTATAATAGTTGCGACGACGGATCAAGTCCTTCATGAAGGAGGTCGTCAATTGCAGGCCGATGACTTCCTCGGCGTGGATATGCCCGATGATGAGCACCGTCGGCTCGTCCTCGAACTGATCGGCATTGTCCGAAATCTTCACTGCATAGATCGGATAGACTTCCCCGAGTTGCTGCCCCCGGGAATGGCCGATA
This window of the bacterium genome carries:
- a CDS encoding T9SS type A sorting domain-containing protein; its protein translation is MILRRTAGRFLWALIVILFGAGAATADCLDTCYYTRAELEEFILQLEVNDSLNMVHVEIIGHSRGQQLGEVYPIYAVKISDNADQFEDEPTVLIIGHIHAEEVIGLQLTTSFMKDLIRRRNYYSALIAGTQLYFIPTMNPDGLEMVSRSIDCYSRKNGYYPPELGGRECNIHSGPGADSCGVDPNRNFGINWIYGDTLWQPFSTPMFDYYRGPAPFSEPEAQAVAAFAERIKPTVSIVYHSSRQGTVAEQGIVAWQWPGSETGPNKFPPDCTSIGWINRRYCAQLPKAGASGYYQEVWGGTHNGCTQDWFYWKLGTIQVVTELGPPISIQPSCSTSSELIPDIFSLVRADMKSLYWMCRRPINYNLPDETEGMTPLRIYTRNSVTGSPISAEYRNLNTWTALLPPRYTNEEFGRATILPIPGTVRIMARKEGYVPDTVTVAVNPNSSPRDVFVNLQPLPWYVLTLQLKDTGGNGIAGRIFLDYDYPKWVDVPAEGTTVSLPEGNYRLMGMADAAIGLVPLWREFWLGGDATVELYLPIAQPVWVEDFENGLDGWMAGGQGSSWRLDADTSTAMNFGTSLSTNPPGYRAVYQNNADTWIQYNSTIQCTDGNVCYLEFYRRGRLDVPTDSFLVEISTDGIVWEQAAGYCDMELPWTRTFVDLAPWTPGTLNLRFRLKSDAVLGDLGIHVDQVRVFTGTDLDAPPPPPAVAYEYRITGAYPNPFNPATTITYEVAQPGPLTLTVYNVLGKEVRRFEMNARAAGPQRLIWDGTARSGESVASGLYFIRMESPVLRAPHKLLLLR